The window TTATAACTTGCATGCATCGAGGTGTCAGCCCTGTAAGCGCCTCATGTGTCGTCATGAGATGACTCTCGATGGTTAATCATTCAGAATGCCCATTCACATAAGACGCTATAAAATAAGCACTTAGGCAATTCTCCAACCTTCTCCGAGAGCTGTGCCTGTCGCAGGCATTTTAGAATGAGTCCTGTTCCTTCACTTCAGGCACGCCGCTTGCGCTACTGTGTACGGCTGTGCATTAGGATAACTTGAAAGTGCTTGGGGAAGCACGCAACGGCGGCAATGCCGGGCGGAAAGTGAAGGGACTATGAACTCGCGATTGGGACTGATTGCAGGCATAGCAGTATTGCTGGCGCTTGTTGCAGGGCCCGCACAGGCTTCGATAACGTACTCGGCGTCAGGCAGCGGAGGTTTGTCCAACCTAAGTGCCTCGGCGGAATTTGCGATTAGCGGCAACAACCTTATCATTACACTCACCAACACCGCATCGTCTCCTGCATTGGAGCCGGCGGATGTCTTGATGGGCCTCTTCTTCTCGCTGGACGGCGCAACGCTGACTCCTGTTTCCGCCGTGCTGGGTGGAAGCAGCATCGTGTTGTATGACTCGGCTCCCGCTGGCGGAGTGGTCGGTGGCGAATGGGCCTACGCTTCCGGAATCAATGCCCCGGGCGATGCCGACCAAGGTGTTGGTGCGGCAGGTTTTGACTTGTTTGGATCGGCCAATTTCCCGGGCAGCAATCTGTTTGGCCAGACGGGCGTGCAGGGAATGGCCTACGGTATTGTCCCGGCGTCCGGTACAACCGGTGGCAACGCCCCCGTAACCGGCCCGAATCCATTTATTCAGAATTCAGTTGTCTTCACGTTGAGCTTTACAGGCGACGTGACACTGGACGACATTTCGGACGTGAGCTTCCAGTACGGTACGGACCTGTGCGAGCCGAACCTGCCGGGAACCGTCGTCCCCGAACCGGCCAGCCTTTCCCTACTGGGCATTGGTATCGCGCTTATGGCCATGCGCCGCGTACTCAAAAAGGGCGGTACAAACTAGGCCATTTGTTTTCCTCCTCCAAGCCTCAGGGCCGCCTCGTGGCGGCCCTAAACTTTTTGGGGTCAATACGTAACAGAGGAGAGGCCCAATCAATAAGCGGCGAGTATTGGATGTAAACACTCGCAGCAGTAACGCGCATTGCATCCCATGCATCCATCGATTCCTTGCAGACGTATTACCCGATATATGAAATCTATCGAACAAATAATGACGATCATGTATTTGAACGATAGTCTGCAGTACTGTTTGTCACCAATGACCACAAAGACAGAGAATATGTTGTCAAACGTGACAAACAAACTACCCGTATGCCGCAAACTCCGCAGCACTCCTTCCCGCAGTACTGCTTCCACTTTTTTTCAGTATTTACATTATACAGACTCATAGAGGCCTAAGCTAGGACTTAGTGGCCTGTTACGAAATTCAACCGATGTAGGCAGGCAGGGCGACGGGAGGTTCGGGTGCAAACATGTCAATTAATTACCTTGCCTCAATTCTCGGCATGCCGCTTGCATCTTTCTGGGTGGCTGTGCATTTACAATATTGGTCCTAGAGTGCTTGGGGAAGCACGCAACGGCTGCGATGCCGGGCGGAAAGTGAAGCAATTATGAACGCGCGTACAAAACTGATTTGGGGTATTTCTCTTGCACTGGCGCTGGCGGTAGTTCCTGCCGGAGCCTCCATCACATTCTCCGCGGCGGGATCAGGTGCGTTGTCCAACTTGAGCGCATCGGCGGAATTCGAAATCAGCGGCAGTAACCTAATCATCACGTTGACCAACACGGCGACGTCGCCCGCATTGGAACCGGCAGACATCCTGACAGCCTTCTTCTTCTCGCTGAACGGAGTGACCCTGACTCCCGTTTCCGCGGTGCTGGGTGGCAGCAGCGTGGTGCTCTATGACGATGCCCCGGTAGGCGGCGTGGTCGGTGGCGAGTGGGCGTACGAATCCGGTATTGCCGCGCCGGGCGGGGCCGATCAGGGAATCAGTTCCACGGGTCTGAGCGGATTGTTTGGCGCGAGCAGCGACTATTTCCCGGGCGACAATCTGGACGGTGAAGCGAATGTCGGCGGGATGGCCTACGGTATCGTCCCTGCTTCGGGCACAACGGGCGGTAACACGCCCGTGACCGGTCCGAACCCCTTCATCCAGGATTCGGTGATATTCACGCTGAGCTTCACCGGGGACCTCAGCCTCGACGACATTTCGGATGTGAGTTTCCAGTACGGAACCTCGCCCTCCGAACCCAACCTGTCAGTTGTCCCTGAGCCGGCTAGCTTGTCGCTTCTGGGTATTGGCATCGCGTTCATGGCTGTGCGCCGTGGCATGAAGAAACGCAGCACG of the Candidatus Hydrogenedentota bacterium genome contains:
- a CDS encoding PEP-CTERM sorting domain-containing protein, coding for MNSRLGLIAGIAVLLALVAGPAQASITYSASGSGGLSNLSASAEFAISGNNLIITLTNTASSPALEPADVLMGLFFSLDGATLTPVSAVLGGSSIVLYDSAPAGGVVGGEWAYASGINAPGDADQGVGAAGFDLFGSANFPGSNLFGQTGVQGMAYGIVPASGTTGGNAPVTGPNPFIQNSVVFTLSFTGDVTLDDISDVSFQYGTDLCEPNLPGTVVPEPASLSLLGIGIALMAMRRVLKKGGTN
- a CDS encoding PEP-CTERM sorting domain-containing protein is translated as MNARTKLIWGISLALALAVVPAGASITFSAAGSGALSNLSASAEFEISGSNLIITLTNTATSPALEPADILTAFFFSLNGVTLTPVSAVLGGSSVVLYDDAPVGGVVGGEWAYESGIAAPGGADQGISSTGLSGLFGASSDYFPGDNLDGEANVGGMAYGIVPASGTTGGNTPVTGPNPFIQDSVIFTLSFTGDLSLDDISDVSFQYGTSPSEPNLSVVPEPASLSLLGIGIAFMAVRRGMKKRSTM